Proteins encoded by one window of Sulfurospirillum barnesii SES-3:
- the pckA gene encoding phosphoenolpyruvate carboxykinase (ATP), whose protein sequence is MSKINEIEKLGLTNIGKVHYNIGYDELLEQEIKNNEGRVTRNGTFSVDTGIFTGRSPKDKYFVDQAPSNQYISWGKINQKISKEVFDELFDKVKKQLSNKDIYIQDAYSGGSLASRKSIRVVTEVAWQAHFVKNMFIRPNEEELATFKPDFTLYNACKVVDDDYKKHGLHSDVFVLFNVEENIAIIGGTWYGGEMKKGIFSMMNYWLPLEGKLSMHCSANVGEKGDTALFFGLSGTGKTTLSTDPKRKLIGDDEHGWDDEGIFNFEGGCYAKCINLDPNSEPEIYGAIKKDALLENVVIDENDVVDYSDSSKTENTRVSYPIYHIENHEKSLQAGHPKKIIFLSADAFGVLPPVSKLSKEQAMYYFLSGYTAKVAGTERGITEPVATFSACFGEAFLPLHPTVYAKLLGEKIDKHGVDVYLVNTGWSGGGFGIGKRMSIKATRACINAILDGSINDSDFEAIPVFNIQVPKTLAGVPTELLNPKNTWENKSLYDATRDELAGMFIENFKKYITADSDFSHAGPKL, encoded by the coding sequence ATGTCGAAGATTAACGAAATTGAGAAGCTTGGTTTAACTAACATTGGTAAGGTGCATTATAATATTGGTTATGATGAGTTACTTGAACAAGAGATAAAAAACAATGAAGGTCGTGTTACTCGTAATGGTACCTTTAGCGTTGATACAGGTATTTTTACAGGAAGAAGTCCTAAAGATAAATATTTTGTGGACCAAGCACCTTCTAATCAATACATCTCATGGGGCAAAATTAACCAAAAAATCAGTAAAGAAGTTTTTGATGAATTGTTTGACAAAGTTAAAAAACAACTCTCCAACAAAGATATTTACATTCAAGATGCTTACAGTGGCGGAAGTTTAGCAAGTCGTAAAAGTATTCGTGTGGTGACAGAAGTAGCATGGCAGGCACACTTTGTAAAAAATATGTTTATTCGTCCAAACGAAGAAGAATTAGCTACGTTTAAGCCTGATTTTACACTTTACAATGCATGTAAAGTGGTGGATGATGATTATAAAAAACATGGGCTTCATTCGGATGTTTTTGTCCTTTTTAATGTGGAAGAAAATATTGCTATTATTGGTGGTACATGGTACGGTGGTGAGATGAAAAAAGGCATTTTCTCTATGATGAACTATTGGTTGCCACTGGAGGGAAAACTCTCCATGCATTGTTCTGCCAATGTGGGCGAAAAAGGGGATACTGCACTTTTCTTTGGACTTTCAGGCACGGGTAAAACCACACTTTCAACAGACCCAAAACGTAAATTGATTGGTGATGACGAACATGGTTGGGATGATGAGGGAATTTTTAATTTTGAAGGAGGCTGTTACGCTAAATGTATTAATCTTGACCCAAACAGTGAACCTGAAATTTATGGTGCCATTAAGAAAGATGCACTCTTAGAAAATGTGGTCATTGATGAAAACGATGTCGTTGATTATTCAGATAGCTCAAAAACTGAGAATACACGTGTTTCCTACCCTATTTATCACATTGAAAATCATGAAAAATCTCTTCAAGCAGGGCATCCTAAAAAGATTATCTTTTTAAGCGCAGATGCTTTTGGTGTTTTACCTCCTGTCTCAAAACTCAGCAAAGAGCAAGCAATGTACTACTTCTTAAGTGGTTATACGGCAAAAGTTGCAGGAACGGAACGTGGTATCACAGAGCCTGTAGCAACGTTTAGTGCATGTTTTGGTGAAGCATTTTTACCTTTACATCCAACCGTATATGCCAAATTATTGGGTGAGAAGATTGATAAGCATGGGGTGGATGTCTATTTGGTTAACACTGGCTGGAGTGGCGGTGGTTTTGGCATTGGAAAGCGTATGAGCATTAAAGCGACACGTGCGTGTATTAATGCCATCTTAGATGGCAGTATTAACGATTCTGATTTCGAGGCTATTCCTGTTTTTAACATTCAAGTTCCTAAAACACTTGCAGGTGTTCCCACAGAGCTTTTAAATCCTAAAAATACATGGGAAAATAAAAGCCTTTACGATGCAACCAGAGATGAGCTTGCGGGTATGTTTATTGAGAATTTCAAGAAATACATTACTGCAGATTCTGATTTTTCACACGCAGGTCCAAAACTCTAA
- the pheS gene encoding phenylalanine--tRNA ligase subunit alpha encodes MKGYCLKEIENAIVSCESLNELDKIRVSLFGKKGHFAAQFEELKKLDGDAKKEFAQNLNSNKEKFLELLNHKKSILESKMVEEEMKKSSVDVTLFNQESSAGALHPVMDTMDKIIEYFVSMNFSIEEGPLVEDDFHNFEALNLPKYHPARDMQDTFYFKDSMLLRTHTSPVQIRTMLKQSAPIRMICPGAVFRRDFDITHTPMFHQVEGLVVDKTGVVSFANLKFILEDFLKYMFGDVKVRFRPSFFPFTEPSAEADISCIFCKGEGCRVCSHTGWLEVLGCGVVDSNVFKAVGYKDVSGYAFGLGVERFAMLLHQIPDLRSLFEGDLRLLEQFR; translated from the coding sequence ATGAAAGGCTACTGTTTGAAAGAGATAGAAAATGCGATTGTTTCATGCGAATCGCTTAATGAATTAGACAAAATACGAGTCTCTCTTTTTGGCAAAAAAGGACATTTTGCAGCACAATTCGAAGAACTTAAAAAGCTTGATGGTGATGCCAAAAAAGAGTTTGCACAAAATCTAAATAGTAATAAAGAAAAATTTTTAGAACTGCTTAACCATAAAAAAAGTATTCTTGAATCGAAAATGGTTGAAGAAGAGATGAAAAAAAGCAGTGTCGATGTCACGCTGTTCAACCAAGAGAGCAGTGCAGGTGCTTTGCATCCTGTGATGGACACTATGGATAAAATCATAGAGTATTTTGTAAGTATGAACTTTTCCATCGAAGAAGGACCTCTCGTTGAAGATGACTTTCATAATTTTGAAGCCCTTAACTTACCTAAGTACCATCCTGCGCGCGATATGCAAGATACCTTTTATTTTAAAGATTCAATGTTGCTTCGAACGCACACCTCGCCTGTACAAATTAGAACCATGCTTAAACAAAGTGCACCTATTCGGATGATTTGCCCAGGGGCTGTTTTTAGACGTGATTTTGATATTACGCATACACCAATGTTTCACCAAGTGGAAGGTTTGGTCGTTGATAAAACAGGTGTTGTTTCCTTTGCCAATTTAAAATTTATTCTTGAAGACTTTTTAAAATATATGTTTGGCGATGTTAAAGTGCGTTTTCGCCCTAGCTTTTTCCCATTTACGGAGCCTAGTGCAGAAGCCGATATTAGCTGTATTTTCTGTAAAGGTGAGGGATGTCGTGTCTGTTCACACACAGGTTGGCTTGAAGTCTTAGGCTGTGGCGTGGTAGATTCGAATGTCTTTAAAGCTGTAGGCTATAAAGATGTCAGTGGTTATGCTTTTGGATTAGGTGTAGAGCGCTTTGCGATGCTTTTACATCAAATTCCAGATTTGCGTTCATTGTTTGAGGGTGATTTGAGATTATTGGAGCAATTTAGATGA
- a CDS encoding F0F1 ATP synthase subunit C, which yields MKKILFLMAAFATFAFAGEAETIKAYSVLTVGIVLGLAAFGAAIGMGNTASATISGTARNPGIGGKLVTTMFIALAMIEAQVIYALVIALILLYKNPLLG from the coding sequence TTGAAAAAGATTCTTTTTTTAATGGCTGCATTTGCAACATTTGCATTTGCGGGTGAAGCTGAAACAATTAAAGCGTATTCAGTTCTTACCGTTGGTATCGTTTTAGGTCTTGCTGCATTTGGTGCGGCAATTGGTATGGGTAACACAGCATCTGCTACAATTTCTGGTACAGCTAGAAATCCTGGCATTGGTGGTAAACTTGTAACAACAATGTTTATTGCACTTGCGATGATTGAAGCACAAGTTATTTATGCACTTGTTATTGCGTTAATTCTTCTTTACAAAAACCCATTACTTGGTTAA
- the argH gene encoding argininosuccinate lyase, which yields MSKLWSGRFAKGGAQLLDEFNASLPFDKKLYEEDIKGSIAHASMLAKQNILTQEEAEQIAQGLMQIKQEIEEGIFEFHISQEDIHMAVETRLIALIGEAGKRLHTARSRNDQVALDFRLYVQKQTLVIVHVLEELIDVLMHISKEHTHTLLPGMTHLQHAQPINFAFHLLAYVSMFKRDIERLESSYHRNNILPLGCAALAGTPHKIDREYVAKLLGFDGVSVNCLDTVSDRDFALEILFNISTIMMHVSRFAEELILWSSYEFKFITLSDEYSTGSSIMPQKKNPDVPELLRGKTGRVNGNLISLLTVLKGLPLAYNKDMQEDKEGVFDSVETVFISLNILKEAIRTMSINKERMRQACEVGHLSATDLADYLVQKCNIPFREAHFITGRAVAHAESLGIDLSKLSVEELQKVDARIGDDVVDSLSLINSMNARVSQGGTATTATCKQIELFETWINERKKG from the coding sequence ATGTCAAAACTATGGTCGGGCAGGTTTGCCAAAGGTGGTGCGCAATTACTCGATGAATTTAATGCCTCATTGCCTTTTGATAAAAAGTTGTATGAAGAAGATATTAAAGGTTCAATTGCCCATGCAAGCATGCTTGCAAAACAAAATATTTTAACACAAGAAGAGGCTGAGCAGATTGCTCAAGGTTTAATGCAGATTAAGCAAGAGATTGAAGAGGGCATATTTGAATTTCACATTTCACAAGAAGATATTCATATGGCGGTTGAGACACGTTTAATTGCTTTAATTGGTGAAGCAGGAAAACGTCTGCATACCGCACGTAGTCGCAATGACCAAGTAGCTCTTGATTTTAGATTGTATGTTCAAAAGCAAACCTTAGTGATTGTGCATGTCTTAGAAGAGCTTATTGACGTGTTGATGCACATCTCAAAAGAGCATACGCATACGCTTTTGCCTGGCATGACGCACCTTCAGCATGCACAACCCATTAATTTTGCCTTTCATCTTTTAGCCTATGTGTCTATGTTTAAACGAGATATTGAGCGTTTAGAAAGCTCATACCATCGCAATAACATTCTCCCTCTAGGCTGTGCAGCGCTTGCTGGAACGCCACACAAAATAGACCGTGAATATGTCGCGAAGCTTTTAGGCTTTGATGGTGTGAGTGTGAACTGCTTAGATACCGTAAGCGATAGAGACTTTGCTTTGGAAATTCTTTTTAATATCTCAACCATTATGATGCATGTCTCTCGTTTTGCAGAAGAGCTGATTTTGTGGTCAAGTTATGAGTTTAAATTCATTACCTTAAGCGATGAGTACTCCACAGGTAGTTCGATTATGCCTCAAAAGAAAAATCCTGATGTACCTGAACTTTTACGTGGAAAAACAGGACGGGTGAATGGCAATTTGATTTCATTGCTGACCGTTCTTAAAGGACTTCCTTTAGCGTACAACAAAGATATGCAAGAAGACAAAGAGGGTGTTTTTGATAGTGTAGAGACGGTGTTTATCTCTTTGAATATTCTCAAAGAAGCGATTCGTACGATGAGTATTAATAAGGAACGTATGCGTCAAGCTTGCGAAGTGGGGCATTTAAGCGCAACCGATTTGGCGGATTATTTGGTTCAAAAATGCAATATTCCTTTTCGTGAAGCGCATTTTATTACAGGACGTGCTGTCGCACACGCAGAGAGTTTGGGAATAGATTTAAGCAAACTCAGTGTGGAAGAGCTTCAAAAAGTGGATGCACGTATTGGTGATGATGTGGTAGACTCTTTGAGTTTAATCAATTCGATGAATGCAAGAGTCTCGCAAGGGGGAACAGCAACCACTGCTACATGTAAACAGATTGAACTCTTTGAAACGTGGATAAACGAGCGTAAAAAAGGGTAA
- a CDS encoding sodium ion-translocating decarboxylase subunit beta, with protein MKKIILYFLMLLSLSFMTTSLSASEETKANLNQDYKSKSVSELFGSLYESTGLNAIINPQEGLLSHGTVVSTFNQSVGRLMMMAICFVLFYLAIAKGFEPLLLIPIAFGGFLANIPLADIAGPDGFLGILFNMGVSTGLFPIIIFMGVGAMTDFGPLLANPKTALLGGAAQFGIFGTIVGAAALSQYTGIIDFSLKEASAIGIIGGADGPTSIFVASKLAPDLLGAIAVAAYSYMALVPIIQPPIMKALTTKAERQIKMEQLREVSKLEKIVFPLTVMVICILVLPDATPLVGALTFGNFVKESGMAKRLSDTMENSLINIVTIFLGLSVGSKLAAEKFLVPETLGIIVLGLVAFSMGTAGGVIMAKIMNKFSTQKINPLIGSAGVSAVPMAARVSNKEGMKEDPTNMLLMHAMGPNVAGVIGSAVAAGILLSIFK; from the coding sequence ATGAAAAAAATAATTCTTTATTTTCTCATGCTTTTGAGCTTAAGTTTTATGACAACCTCCTTGTCTGCGAGTGAGGAGACAAAGGCAAATCTAAATCAAGACTATAAATCTAAAAGTGTTTCAGAACTTTTTGGCTCACTGTATGAATCAACAGGATTGAATGCGATTATAAATCCACAAGAGGGTCTTCTTTCTCATGGAACAGTTGTATCAACCTTTAATCAAAGCGTTGGTAGATTAATGATGATGGCCATTTGTTTTGTTTTGTTTTATCTTGCCATCGCAAAGGGGTTTGAGCCTTTATTATTGATTCCGATTGCTTTTGGTGGTTTTTTGGCAAATATTCCATTGGCCGATATTGCAGGACCTGATGGTTTCTTGGGTATTTTATTTAATATGGGTGTTTCAACAGGACTCTTCCCTATTATTATTTTTATGGGTGTTGGCGCCATGACCGATTTTGGTCCATTGTTAGCCAATCCAAAAACTGCGCTTTTGGGTGGTGCTGCACAATTTGGTATTTTTGGTACGATTGTGGGTGCTGCTGCTCTTTCTCAATACACAGGCATTATAGATTTTTCACTCAAGGAAGCTTCTGCCATTGGAATTATTGGTGGAGCGGATGGTCCAACCTCTATTTTTGTTGCTTCCAAATTAGCCCCTGATTTATTAGGTGCTATTGCCGTTGCTGCATACTCCTATATGGCATTGGTTCCGATTATTCAACCTCCCATCATGAAAGCGCTCACAACAAAGGCAGAACGACAAATTAAGATGGAGCAGTTGCGAGAAGTTTCAAAACTAGAAAAGATTGTATTCCCATTAACGGTTATGGTGATTTGTATTTTGGTATTACCCGATGCAACACCATTGGTAGGTGCGTTAACGTTTGGTAATTTTGTCAAAGAATCGGGTATGGCAAAACGTCTTTCTGATACTATGGAAAATTCATTGATTAATATTGTTACCATCTTTTTAGGACTCTCTGTTGGTTCAAAACTAGCAGCTGAAAAATTTTTAGTGCCTGAAACACTTGGTATTATTGTTCTAGGACTTGTTGCATTTTCAATGGGAACAGCTGGTGGTGTTATTATGGCTAAAATTATGAATAAATTTAGCACACAAAAGATTAATCCACTGATTGGTTCCGCAGGCGTTAGTGCTGTGCCTATGGCTGCAAGGGTTTCGAATAAAGAAGGTATGAAAGAAGATCCAACCAACATGCTTTTAATGCATGCAATGGGTCCAAATGTAGCGGGTGTTATTGGTTCTGCAGTTGCAGCAGGTATTTTGTTGTCAATTTTTAAATAA
- a CDS encoding OadG family transporter subunit has product MEVNLIAESLKFLVLGMSTVFTFLVLLVLVLNLQAKIIMKYFPAKKENITMGHSSLESSSQGHLAVVAAIAASLQSYKQSK; this is encoded by the coding sequence ATGGAAGTTAATCTGATTGCAGAAAGCTTAAAATTCTTGGTTTTGGGCATGTCTACGGTATTTACATTTTTGGTTTTGTTGGTTCTGGTTTTAAATCTACAAGCTAAAATTATTATGAAGTATTTTCCTGCAAAAAAGGAGAATATCACGATGGGTCATTCTTCTTTAGAATCATCCTCTCAAGGTCACTTAGCAGTTGTGGCAGCAATTGCTGCTTCTCTTCAATCATACAAACAATCAAAATAG
- the pheT gene encoding phenylalanine--tRNA ligase subunit beta has protein sequence MIVTKQWLNEWIDIGAIETDTITLALNAIGLEVDGVQKIRVPHNVVVAKVISCEKHPNADKLNVCQVDVGGDIQQIVCGAKNVAAGQLVAVALMGAELPGGLKIKKAKLRDVESCGMICSSTELGLPKINDGIMILDESIGELILGKPLCEYPVLNDDVIEIGLTPNRGDCQSIYGVARDLSVYFDVEVRTLGQKEEEENQPGVGRVLHLQGSETLNGSYMYKVFDNTEIAVPLLVELRLGMAEIESSCLLNKLIEYATYVTGVLLRAYNHACFCEKEDKAKIIITKDEHELDAIYAYDGSKVAITGVTQMSECKASALDKRIIIEANYTHPEIIASRSANKKLGADKHLYRSSRGSEPKLSFGLHYFMKMLMKRSAVMLYADSQQMVHDFEEQVVNAHQSDLNAMIGEEIPKSRIIKILKHLGFGVNFAFEQDVMNIKIPQFRPDVQNIQDICEEIVRIVGIDNITSKPFVFAEKLKINQPYIDFKKRMMYRHRCVAAGFFETLHFVFDNSENAKKFNLPLLDDALEVANPITSELNTLRSSLLPNILNAVSNNLKFGKKRVALFEVGSVFDTKRHEYKKMAFVFSGENGIAEIANHGKPSEIDFFTFASKIQTILGHFTLLPLDKVNGMCSPYEAARVMIDGVEAGYMARVNVQVEKALDLSRTYVCELDFDVLSYGRKIAKEYSKLPSSSRDLSLLVDAKMQYATLETFIASIAPKALVKFLVIDRYVHESLGEKVSLTLRFQFQSMEKTFEEEEISDMIEALQTQLNEKFGITIR, from the coding sequence ATGATAGTAACAAAACAGTGGTTAAATGAATGGATTGATATAGGGGCAATAGAGACGGATACCATTACTCTTGCCTTGAATGCTATTGGATTAGAAGTCGATGGCGTTCAAAAAATACGTGTACCTCACAATGTTGTTGTTGCTAAGGTTATTTCGTGTGAAAAACACCCTAACGCAGATAAATTAAATGTGTGTCAGGTGGATGTGGGTGGAGATATTCAGCAAATTGTGTGTGGTGCAAAAAATGTAGCCGCAGGGCAATTGGTTGCAGTTGCTCTTATGGGTGCAGAACTTCCTGGTGGGCTGAAAATTAAAAAAGCCAAATTGCGTGATGTGGAATCGTGCGGTATGATTTGTTCATCTACGGAACTAGGACTCCCCAAAATCAATGATGGCATTATGATTTTGGATGAGAGCATTGGCGAGCTTATTTTAGGTAAACCCTTGTGTGAGTATCCTGTGCTCAATGATGATGTGATTGAGATTGGCTTAACACCCAATCGAGGGGATTGTCAAAGTATTTACGGTGTTGCCCGTGATTTAAGTGTCTATTTTGATGTGGAAGTGAGAACATTAGGGCAAAAAGAAGAAGAAGAGAATCAACCAGGTGTAGGTCGTGTGCTTCATTTGCAAGGCAGTGAAACACTCAATGGTTCTTACATGTACAAAGTTTTTGATAACACTGAAATTGCCGTGCCATTGCTTGTAGAATTGCGTTTGGGTATGGCAGAGATTGAATCTTCGTGTTTGTTAAATAAATTAATAGAGTACGCAACCTATGTGACAGGTGTTTTACTACGAGCGTATAATCATGCGTGTTTTTGTGAAAAAGAGGATAAAGCAAAAATTATTATTACCAAAGATGAGCATGAGTTAGATGCTATTTATGCGTACGATGGCTCCAAAGTAGCTATTACAGGCGTGACTCAGATGAGTGAATGTAAAGCCAGTGCTTTAGATAAACGCATTATTATTGAGGCTAATTATACGCATCCTGAAATTATTGCTTCACGCAGTGCCAATAAGAAACTAGGGGCAGATAAGCATTTGTATCGCTCCTCAAGAGGCAGTGAGCCTAAACTCTCTTTTGGTCTTCATTATTTTATGAAAATGCTTATGAAACGCTCGGCTGTTATGCTTTATGCAGATTCACAACAGATGGTACACGATTTTGAAGAGCAGGTTGTCAATGCCCATCAAAGTGACTTAAATGCAATGATTGGGGAAGAAATTCCTAAAAGCCGTATTATCAAAATTTTAAAACATTTAGGTTTTGGTGTTAATTTTGCTTTTGAACAAGACGTTATGAATATAAAAATTCCACAATTTCGCCCTGATGTACAAAATATTCAAGATATTTGCGAGGAGATTGTGCGTATTGTAGGTATTGATAATATTACATCAAAGCCATTTGTTTTTGCTGAAAAACTCAAAATTAACCAACCCTATATTGATTTTAAAAAGAGGATGATGTACCGCCACCGCTGTGTGGCAGCAGGATTTTTTGAAACCCTGCATTTTGTGTTTGACAACAGCGAAAATGCCAAAAAATTTAATTTGCCATTACTAGACGATGCGCTTGAAGTGGCAAATCCTATTACGAGTGAGCTGAATACCTTGCGAAGCTCTTTACTTCCAAATATTCTCAATGCTGTTTCTAATAATCTTAAGTTTGGGAAAAAACGTGTGGCTTTGTTTGAAGTGGGCAGTGTATTTGATACAAAACGTCATGAGTACAAAAAAATGGCATTTGTGTTTAGTGGCGAGAATGGAATTGCTGAAATTGCAAACCATGGAAAGCCTAGTGAGATTGATTTTTTCACGTTTGCCTCTAAGATTCAAACAATTTTAGGTCATTTTACCCTCTTGCCTTTGGACAAAGTCAATGGTATGTGTAGCCCGTATGAAGCAGCACGTGTGATGATTGATGGTGTAGAAGCTGGCTATATGGCACGGGTCAATGTGCAAGTTGAAAAAGCGCTTGATTTATCACGTACGTATGTGTGTGAACTTGATTTTGATGTGCTCTCCTATGGTCGTAAAATTGCCAAGGAGTATTCGAAATTACCTTCTTCATCACGTGATTTAAGTCTTCTTGTAGATGCAAAAATGCAATATGCTACGCTAGAGACTTTTATTGCTTCCATCGCACCTAAGGCATTGGTGAAGTTCTTAGTGATTGATCGTTATGTGCATGAGAGTTTGGGTGAAAAGGTTAGTTTAACCCTCAGATTTCAATTTCAATCTATGGAAAAAACGTTTGAAGAAGAAGAAATTTCAGATATGATCGAGGCTTTACAAACACAGCTCAATGAAAAATTTGGAATAACCATTCGATGA
- a CDS encoding histidine triad nucleotide-binding protein encodes MSIFRKIVSGEIPCNKVLENDDFLAFHDINPKAPIHILIIPKKEYTCFQEVDPKIMVGLTEFTHKVAKLLGLDESGYRLITNNGSDGGQEVMHLHFHLLGGAKLSWNHLSDSDSRKFL; translated from the coding sequence ATGAGCATCTTTCGTAAAATTGTAAGTGGCGAAATTCCATGCAATAAAGTCCTTGAAAATGACGATTTTTTAGCGTTTCATGACATCAATCCAAAAGCGCCGATTCATATTTTGATTATTCCTAAAAAAGAGTACACCTGCTTTCAAGAGGTTGATCCAAAAATCATGGTGGGACTCACAGAATTCACACACAAAGTTGCAAAACTTCTAGGATTGGATGAGAGTGGATACCGCTTAATTACCAACAACGGTAGCGATGGAGGGCAAGAGGTCATGCATCTGCATTTTCACCTCTTAGGTGGCGCTAAGCTTTCATGGAACCACTTAAGTGACAGTGATTCTCGCAAATTTTTGTAA
- a CDS encoding biotin/lipoyl-containing protein — protein MAKKYIDVMDTTFRDGFQSVFGGRVLMDDFLPAVAAAREAGISHFEFGGGARFQSLYFYLNEDAFVMMDKFREIAGPEANLQTLARGVNTVMLDTGNRELIDLHAKMFKKHSTTTIRNFDALNDVENLKYSGERIVHHGLKHEIVVTMMDLPPGCVGAHDVAFYEKTLREILDSGIVYHSICFKDASGTSSPQKVYETIKMARKLVPEGTHLRLHTHETAGVSVACYLAALEAGADGIDLAASPVSGGTSQPDILTMLHAVKGQNYDLGGLELEKILKYEDVLQECLKDYFMPPEATQVSPLIPFSPMPGGALTANTQMLRDNNILHKFPEVIKAMREVVEKGGYGTSVTPVSQFYFQQAFNNVMFGPWKKIAEGYGKMVLGYFGKTPVSPDSEVVSLASEQLKLAPTTKNALDLADADDTKSLLHVKQILEKENLEVSEENLLIAAACKEKGIAFLKGEAKVNVRKVSAKKEESSSSAQSDFTVTVNGQKYHVKSDNNSASIIVNGESYEIDIKEGVEEGSVIASSTAAASSGVEIKAGLPGSIFKVLVNVGDKVTEGQAVVVIEAMKMEIEVTAPNTGVVSAVKVKQGDTIVNGQVLVVL, from the coding sequence ATGGCTAAAAAATACATCGATGTGATGGATACGACGTTTAGAGATGGATTTCAATCTGTTTTTGGTGGACGTGTGTTGATGGATGATTTTCTTCCAGCAGTAGCAGCAGCACGTGAGGCAGGCATTAGCCACTTTGAATTTGGTGGGGGCGCACGTTTTCAAAGTCTTTATTTCTATTTAAATGAAGATGCGTTTGTTATGATGGATAAATTTAGAGAAATTGCAGGTCCTGAAGCAAATTTACAAACTCTTGCACGTGGCGTAAATACCGTTATGCTTGATACAGGTAATCGTGAATTAATTGATTTGCACGCTAAAATGTTTAAAAAACACAGCACAACAACGATTCGTAATTTTGATGCTCTGAATGATGTTGAAAATTTAAAATACAGTGGTGAACGTATTGTGCATCATGGACTTAAGCACGAAATTGTTGTCACCATGATGGATTTACCTCCAGGATGTGTGGGTGCACACGATGTTGCTTTTTATGAAAAAACTCTTAGAGAAATTTTAGATTCAGGTATTGTGTATCACAGTATCTGTTTTAAAGATGCCAGTGGAACGTCTAGCCCTCAAAAAGTTTATGAAACTATTAAAATGGCACGTAAACTTGTACCAGAAGGAACGCATTTACGCTTGCATACGCATGAAACAGCTGGGGTTAGTGTCGCATGTTACTTAGCAGCGCTTGAAGCAGGTGCGGATGGTATTGATCTTGCGGCATCACCTGTGAGTGGTGGTACGTCTCAACCTGATATTTTAACCATGCTTCATGCGGTAAAAGGTCAGAATTATGACCTTGGTGGGTTAGAGCTTGAAAAAATCTTAAAATATGAAGATGTCTTACAAGAGTGTTTAAAAGATTATTTTATGCCACCTGAAGCAACGCAAGTTTCTCCATTAATTCCTTTTTCTCCAATGCCTGGTGGTGCACTCACTGCCAATACACAAATGCTTCGTGATAATAATATTTTGCATAAATTTCCTGAAGTGATTAAAGCGATGCGTGAAGTGGTTGAAAAAGGTGGCTATGGAACGAGCGTAACACCTGTCTCTCAATTTTATTTCCAACAAGCATTCAATAACGTCATGTTTGGTCCATGGAAAAAAATTGCAGAAGGGTATGGCAAAATGGTCTTAGGTTATTTTGGAAAAACACCTGTTTCTCCTGATTCCGAAGTTGTTTCTTTGGCAAGTGAACAATTAAAACTTGCACCTACAACAAAAAATGCACTCGATTTAGCCGATGCCGATGATACAAAATCCCTTTTACATGTAAAACAGATTTTAGAAAAAGAGAACCTTGAAGTCAGTGAGGAAAATCTTTTAATTGCCGCAGCATGTAAGGAAAAAGGTATTGCTTTCTTAAAAGGCGAAGCAAAAGTGAATGTGAGAAAAGTCTCTGCTAAAAAAGAGGAGAGCTCATCTTCTGCTCAATCTGATTTTACAGTAACGGTTAATGGTCAAAAATACCATGTGAAATCAGATAACAACAGTGCATCTATTATCGTTAATGGTGAAAGTTATGAGATTGACATCAAAGAGGGGGTTGAAGAAGGCAGTGTGATTGCATCTTCAACAGCCGCCGCTTCTTCAGGCGTTGAAATCAAAGCAGGATTACCAGGTTCTATTTTTAAAGTATTGGTAAATGTGGGTGATAAAGTCACAGAGGGTCAAGCCGTTGTCGTCATTGAAGCCATGAAGATGGAGATAGAAGTAACCGCTCCTAATACAGGTGTAGTAAGCGCTGTTAAAGTGAAACAAGGTGATACCATTGTTAATGGTCAAGTCCTTGTTGTCTTGTAA